The following proteins are encoded in a genomic region of Stutzerimonas stutzeri:
- a CDS encoding efflux RND transporter periplasmic adaptor subunit, with translation MKTSTLIAMLVAIGAASAQAQEAADAPSRAGFDRQEIRAQLLPRQFTTLAAEIGAKVNKLTVPEGGAFKAGQALVSFDCSVQQAMLQKARAELNAAEATDKANKRLAELNSIGQLEVDLGHAGRQKAVAEVGAQQAVLGKCTIAAPFAGRIAEQKVREQQFVQPGQPLLDILDDSVLELEFLVPSAWLVWLRNGQTFEVEIDETGKRYPARFERIGARIDPVSQSVKVAAAIDGRFPELIAGMSGRVMVNAPTL, from the coding sequence ATGAAAACCTCGACCCTCATCGCCATGCTTGTCGCGATAGGCGCCGCGTCTGCGCAGGCACAAGAGGCGGCGGACGCACCTTCGCGTGCCGGCTTCGATCGCCAGGAGATCCGTGCCCAGCTGCTACCCCGCCAGTTCACTACCCTGGCCGCGGAAATCGGCGCCAAGGTCAACAAACTGACGGTGCCGGAGGGCGGCGCGTTCAAAGCCGGCCAGGCATTGGTCAGCTTCGATTGCAGCGTGCAGCAGGCCATGCTGCAAAAGGCCCGCGCGGAGCTGAACGCCGCCGAGGCCACCGACAAGGCGAACAAGCGCCTGGCCGAACTCAACTCGATCGGCCAGCTGGAAGTGGACCTCGGCCATGCCGGGCGCCAGAAGGCCGTCGCCGAAGTCGGTGCGCAGCAGGCGGTGCTCGGCAAGTGCACCATCGCCGCGCCCTTCGCCGGGCGCATCGCCGAGCAGAAAGTCCGTGAGCAGCAATTCGTCCAGCCCGGCCAGCCCTTGCTGGATATCCTCGACGACAGCGTGCTGGAACTCGAATTCCTGGTGCCCTCGGCCTGGCTCGTCTGGCTGCGTAATGGCCAGACCTTCGAAGTGGAAATCGATGAAACCGGCAAGCGTTACCCCGCACGCTTCGAACGCATTGGGGCGCGTATCGACCCGGTCAGCCAGTCGGTGAAGGTCGCCGCGGCCATTGATGGACGCTTCCCCGAACTGATAGCGGGCATGAGTGGCCGCGTCATGGTCAACGCACCGACGCTCTAA
- a CDS encoding VCBS domain-containing protein — translation MDDHRTPSHNARRSLVARRPQLMALEQRFVFDGAGAAEVADAVTSPAHAEPAAAPEKPAVVERVDVQLPAPDASAAVEAPNLFRPATGDATVREASQKASEQIRQFLAQASDAQLFELFHGDQAEPGEAWAAELDNLRTAIGNGSLEIGVSLLDNAEIQGALAAYAAQGPDGEPVIYLNRDWLGVLDATQFTKLLVEEYGHHLDHLLNPGGDTAGDEGQRFAAEVNGDDTSGLGFAADDDHGTLAVEGHSTDVEFATLTFANAYKVNTATTPAGKEANSHDYINTSLGQVQVTDATNSRFFSGNDVSATALTIGANTYYGWISRPIKSNGVVRGFYFWTDADFNSLAAAQADGNQDGDSNVADNQGFLLVVDQAWFNSVGWKNQALNIKNVGSSSDRVDSALNSFVGAPVAPAANADVANGTPGSAGGAAVEAGGINNGSAGSAAIGNVLTNDTSGDSKTVTAVGASAASQTVSATTTSANGTAVSGLYGTLTLGADGSYRYVVNDANAQVQALRSASDTLVDTFTYRMTDASGATATNTLSVTIQGANDAPVAGNDYNVAKESIATSGQYTSTDTSGSLAKGDVLANDTDVDRGDTKTIADLTGSAVVGAVSTTTTAATLVFTPGTTFNPIGNGDKAWLLVNGTYRAMFSSTGAQITATSGYDSTARTISLSATPATYYDGGSHVAIATLDGQKIGFKTTNDTTTTGTSAMKIGDVATSQSTGTSTITLTPSSTTGLIATGMLVSGTGVQADTYVQSVTYDAAGKPTSIVLNKTMTGSANTTLSFYAATGTTLTGQYGSLLLNADGSYTYTPTANNTALSEGQSGTEQFQYQMRDASGATSSATLFITVYGSGSNDPDAVADTALATEAGGTANATGAVNPTGNLLTNDRNGANLVVLARATDSSTGTAIGTNTVLVGRYGTLTLSSNGSYSYVVDNSNPTVQALRDSSATLSDTFLYSVENGQTANGVRLQDTATLTVTIRGANDAPVAGDSSASALEAGGVSNGTAGYNPSGNVLNAVTDVDDVRSELRVTAVRTGGVEGSGSAGTVGSALAGQYGSLTLNADGSWTYTVNNNNPTVQALSLGQTLTERFNYTVTDRSGTGLSDMAVLTLTIDGAADTVAVNSVFVNEASPYAVFTVSGSTGVAVSLSLSDSAGLPASDTRATLGRDLGTTLEYYNGSAWVGYTPGSQVVIPSGDKLLVRVAIKQDNVHEGNESFTLTATTASGSSVGFGTINDEGEGDRYTGSNTSGTPDSGGSLDDDRPTLSVSSPALIEGDYAEFTVSVDKPSSTPISFSPTLVSGTATVGTDTGTQLEWFDGNNWLPVTGPVSIEAGNLTVSLRIATLDDSVVEPDETFSLRTGPVSGTVTNLGGAEGTATVIDNDVAAPNNQAPVAVNDSLIANEDTPVTYTAAQLLGNDSDPDHNPITIASVSNGTGGSVVLNPDGTVTFIPDANFNGIATFTYTVTDGSLTSNSATVTVTVAAVADPAVIGGTDTDSVTEDLNVNGLGNLTTGGTLTVTDPDAGEAGFSGTVTPANGTLGSLTITSTGTWTYSVPNTLVQYLKAGETKTETFTVRSIDGTQHTVTVTVNGVSDTAQIGGTDIGSVTEDLNVNGQGNLTTGGTLTVTDPDAGEAGFSGTVTPANGTLGTLTIAPNGTWTYSVPNTLVQYLKAGETKTETFIVQSIDGTPHTVTVTVNGVSDVAQIGGAGTGSVTEDLNVNGQGNLTIGGTLIVTDPDAGEAGFSGTVRPANGTLGTLTIAPNGTWTYSVPNTLVQYLKAGETKTEAFTVRSIDGTQHTVTVTVNGVSDVAQIGGTDTGSVTEDLNVNGQGNLTTGGTLTVTDPDAGEAGFTGTVTPANGTLGSLTIAPNGTWTYSVPNTLVQYLKAGETKTETFTVRSVDGTPHTITVTIGGANDPAVFAPGGQQGYVQEDTQLTSQGQLNVTDSDQNEAVIVAQAATRGLYGEFSIDAGGTWRYVLDNASPGVQALGTADLRTETFVVTSRDGSTSSVRITVQGLDEPLAPAQPPVEPPPVVVTPAQPTVPTPVPTPAAPEPVVAPTPIAAPFDSAMTASPRPADDVAASPITAAMQRLMDPARSFHTFAFNDLYTSSSGFQVVVIEAPQPRLSLYRGVSDQYADAGTETSFAVPYDAFAHSDPNERIILSAGLANGQGLPGWVRFDAQSGKFEIEAPAGYRGDLMVKVVARDSQGREATLLFRFTVGDRKATERGGRAGLSEQLRQAGQGAGQALERAISAEKPAPARGKQAG, via the coding sequence ATGGACGATCACCGCACACCGAGTCATAACGCCCGCCGCAGCCTGGTGGCACGCCGCCCTCAGCTCATGGCGCTCGAGCAACGTTTCGTTTTCGACGGTGCAGGTGCCGCTGAAGTCGCGGATGCCGTCACCAGCCCGGCGCATGCCGAACCGGCCGCTGCGCCGGAAAAACCGGCTGTGGTCGAGCGCGTCGATGTGCAATTGCCAGCGCCAGACGCGTCGGCAGCCGTCGAAGCGCCCAATCTGTTCCGGCCCGCGACGGGCGACGCCACCGTTCGTGAAGCCTCGCAGAAGGCCTCCGAGCAGATCCGCCAGTTCCTCGCGCAGGCCAGCGATGCGCAGCTGTTCGAGCTGTTCCACGGTGACCAGGCCGAGCCCGGCGAAGCCTGGGCCGCCGAGCTCGATAACCTGCGCACCGCGATCGGCAACGGCTCGCTGGAGATCGGTGTCAGCCTGCTGGACAACGCCGAGATCCAGGGCGCGCTGGCAGCCTACGCCGCGCAGGGCCCGGACGGCGAACCGGTGATCTACCTCAACCGCGACTGGCTCGGCGTGCTCGATGCCACGCAGTTCACGAAACTCCTGGTCGAGGAATACGGCCATCACCTCGATCATCTACTCAACCCGGGCGGCGACACGGCGGGCGATGAAGGGCAGCGCTTCGCCGCCGAGGTCAATGGCGACGACACCAGCGGGCTCGGGTTCGCCGCGGATGATGACCACGGCACGCTCGCGGTCGAAGGCCATTCGACGGATGTCGAATTCGCCACCCTGACCTTTGCCAATGCCTACAAGGTCAACACCGCTACCACCCCGGCGGGCAAAGAAGCCAACAGCCACGACTACATCAACACCTCGCTCGGCCAGGTGCAGGTCACCGACGCCACCAACAGCCGCTTCTTCAGTGGTAACGACGTCTCGGCCACGGCGCTGACCATTGGCGCGAACACCTACTACGGCTGGATCAGCCGACCGATCAAGAGCAACGGTGTGGTGCGCGGCTTCTATTTCTGGACCGACGCCGACTTCAACTCCCTTGCCGCCGCCCAGGCTGACGGCAACCAGGATGGCGACAGCAACGTCGCGGACAACCAGGGCTTCCTGCTGGTGGTCGACCAGGCCTGGTTCAACAGCGTCGGCTGGAAGAACCAGGCGCTGAACATCAAGAACGTGGGCTCCTCGTCCGACCGCGTCGATTCGGCGCTCAACAGCTTTGTCGGCGCTCCGGTAGCGCCCGCTGCCAACGCCGACGTCGCCAACGGCACGCCTGGCTCCGCAGGCGGCGCGGCGGTGGAGGCGGGCGGCATCAACAACGGCAGCGCTGGCAGCGCCGCCATTGGCAACGTGCTGACCAACGACACCTCCGGCGACAGCAAGACGGTGACCGCGGTAGGCGCTAGCGCTGCAAGCCAGACCGTGAGCGCGACCACGACGTCTGCCAACGGTACGGCGGTTAGCGGCCTCTACGGCACGCTGACCCTCGGCGCCGACGGCAGTTATCGCTATGTGGTGAACGACGCCAACGCGCAGGTCCAGGCGCTGCGCAGCGCCAGCGACACGCTGGTCGATACCTTTACCTATCGCATGACCGACGCCTCCGGCGCGACGGCCACCAACACGCTCAGCGTGACCATCCAGGGCGCCAACGACGCGCCGGTGGCAGGCAACGACTACAACGTGGCGAAGGAGTCGATTGCGACCTCGGGCCAGTACACCAGTACCGACACGAGCGGCAGCCTGGCGAAAGGCGATGTGCTGGCGAACGACACGGATGTGGATCGCGGTGATACGAAGACGATTGCAGACCTGACAGGCAGCGCCGTGGTCGGCGCCGTGAGCACGACGACAACCGCTGCAACGCTGGTCTTCACACCTGGCACTACCTTCAATCCGATCGGCAACGGCGACAAGGCTTGGCTTCTGGTCAACGGGACCTACCGTGCAATGTTCAGCAGCACCGGTGCCCAGATAACCGCAACCAGCGGCTATGACAGCACTGCACGAACCATTTCGCTAAGTGCAACGCCTGCAACCTATTACGACGGAGGCAGCCACGTTGCGATCGCCACCCTAGATGGGCAAAAGATCGGATTCAAAACCACCAACGACACGACAACCACCGGCACCAGCGCGATGAAGATCGGTGACGTCGCGACGTCGCAAAGTACCGGCACATCCACCATCACCTTGACGCCAAGCAGCACAACCGGGCTGATTGCGACGGGAATGCTTGTATCCGGCACCGGTGTCCAGGCTGATACCTACGTACAAAGCGTGACGTATGACGCTGCCGGCAAGCCTACGTCCATCGTGCTCAACAAGACCATGACCGGCTCGGCGAACACTACGCTGTCGTTCTACGCTGCGACCGGCACGACGCTCACCGGCCAGTACGGCTCGCTCTTGCTCAACGCCGACGGCAGTTACACCTACACGCCGACCGCCAACAACACTGCGCTCAGCGAGGGCCAGTCGGGCACCGAGCAGTTCCAGTACCAGATGCGCGATGCCAGCGGCGCGACCAGCAGCGCCACGCTGTTCATCACCGTCTACGGCTCGGGTAGCAACGACCCGGACGCCGTCGCCGACACCGCGCTGGCCACCGAAGCGGGCGGCACCGCCAACGCTACCGGCGCAGTCAATCCGACCGGCAACCTGCTGACCAACGACCGCAACGGCGCCAATCTGGTCGTCTTGGCCCGCGCTACCGACAGCAGCACCGGCACCGCCATCGGTACCAACACCGTGCTGGTCGGCCGCTACGGCACCCTGACGCTGAGCAGCAACGGCAGCTACAGCTATGTCGTCGACAACAGCAACCCCACCGTGCAGGCGCTGCGTGACAGCAGTGCCACGCTGAGCGACACCTTTCTCTACTCCGTCGAGAACGGCCAGACCGCCAACGGCGTGCGCCTGCAGGACACGGCCACCCTCACCGTGACGATCCGTGGCGCCAACGACGCCCCGGTCGCCGGCGACAGCAGCGCCAGCGCCCTCGAAGCCGGCGGCGTGAGCAACGGCACGGCCGGCTACAACCCGAGCGGTAACGTGCTCAATGCCGTGACCGACGTCGATGATGTCCGCAGTGAACTGCGCGTCACCGCCGTGCGCACCGGCGGTGTGGAAGGCAGCGGCAGCGCCGGCACGGTCGGCAGCGCACTGGCCGGCCAGTACGGCTCGCTGACCCTCAATGCCGACGGCAGCTGGACCTATACCGTCAATAACAACAACCCCACCGTCCAGGCGCTCAGCCTCGGGCAGACGCTGACCGAACGCTTCAACTACACAGTCACCGATCGCTCCGGCACCGGGCTGTCGGACATGGCCGTGCTGACCCTGACCATCGACGGCGCCGCTGACACCGTCGCGGTCAACAGCGTGTTCGTCAACGAAGCCTCGCCTTATGCCGTGTTTACTGTCAGCGGCAGCACCGGTGTGGCTGTCAGCCTGTCGCTCAGCGACAGCGCCGGCCTGCCCGCCAGCGATACCCGCGCCACCCTCGGCAGGGACCTGGGCACAACCCTGGAGTACTACAACGGCAGCGCCTGGGTGGGCTACACACCGGGCAGCCAGGTTGTCATCCCGAGTGGCGACAAGCTCCTGGTTCGCGTAGCGATCAAGCAGGACAACGTTCATGAAGGCAACGAATCCTTCACCCTGACTGCCACCACGGCGAGCGGCAGCAGCGTTGGCTTCGGCACTATCAACGATGAGGGCGAAGGCGACCGGTACACCGGCAGCAACACCAGCGGCACGCCGGACAGCGGTGGCAGCCTCGACGATGATCGGCCAACGCTGAGCGTGTCCAGCCCGGCATTGATCGAAGGCGACTACGCCGAATTTACGGTCAGCGTGGACAAGCCGAGCAGCACGCCGATCAGCTTCAGCCCAACCCTGGTGAGCGGCACCGCCACGGTTGGCACTGACACTGGCACCCAGCTCGAGTGGTTCGACGGCAACAACTGGTTGCCGGTAACCGGACCGGTCAGCATCGAGGCCGGCAACCTTACGGTGAGCCTGCGCATCGCCACGCTGGACGACAGCGTGGTCGAGCCCGACGAGACCTTCAGCCTGCGCACCGGCCCGGTCTCCGGCACCGTGACCAACCTCGGCGGCGCCGAGGGCACCGCGACCGTTATCGACAATGACGTTGCCGCGCCGAACAACCAGGCGCCAGTGGCCGTCAACGACAGCCTCATTGCCAACGAAGACACGCCGGTGACCTACACCGCCGCGCAGCTGCTGGGCAACGACAGCGATCCTGACCACAACCCCATCACCATCGCCTCGGTCAGTAACGGCACCGGTGGGAGCGTCGTGCTCAACCCGGACGGCACCGTCACCTTCATCCCCGATGCCAACTTCAACGGCATCGCGACCTTCACCTATACCGTCACCGATGGCAGCCTGACCTCCAACTCCGCCACGGTCACCGTGACCGTCGCCGCCGTGGCCGATCCGGCCGTGATCGGCGGTACCGACACCGATTCGGTCACTGAAGACCTGAACGTCAACGGCCTGGGCAACCTGACCACCGGCGGCACCCTGACCGTGACCGATCCGGACGCAGGCGAGGCGGGCTTCTCCGGCACCGTGACCCCGGCAAACGGCACCCTCGGCAGCCTGACCATCACCTCGACCGGCACCTGGACCTACAGCGTGCCGAACACACTCGTGCAGTACCTCAAGGCCGGCGAGACCAAGACCGAAACTTTCACCGTGCGCTCGATCGACGGCACCCAACACACGGTCACCGTCACCGTAAACGGCGTCAGCGATACCGCGCAGATCGGCGGTACCGACATCGGCTCCGTTACCGAAGACCTGAACGTCAACGGCCAGGGCAACCTGACCACTGGCGGCACCCTGACCGTGACCGATCCTGACGCGGGCGAGGCGGGCTTCTCCGGCACCGTCACGCCGGCAAACGGCACCCTCGGCACCTTGACCATCGCGCCGAACGGTACCTGGACCTATAGCGTGCCGAACACGCTGGTGCAATACCTCAAGGCCGGCGAGACCAAGACTGAGACCTTTATCGTCCAAAGCATCGACGGCACGCCGCACACCGTGACGGTGACCGTAAATGGCGTCAGCGACGTTGCGCAGATCGGCGGTGCCGGCACCGGTTCCGTTACCGAAGACCTGAACGTCAACGGCCAGGGCAACCTGACCATCGGCGGCACCTTGATCGTGACTGATCCGGATGCGGGCGAGGCGGGCTTCTCCGGCACCGTCAGGCCCGCAAACGGCACCCTCGGCACCTTGACCATCGCGCCGAACGGCACCTGGACCTACAGCGTGCCGAACACGCTCGTGCAGTACCTCAAGGCCGGCGAGACCAAGACCGAAGCCTTCACCGTGCGATCGATCGACGGCACCCAACACACGGTCACCGTCACCGTAAATGGCGTCAGCGACGTTGCACAGATCGGCGGCACCGACACCGGTTCGGTCACCGAAGACCTGAACGTCAACGGCCAGGGCAACCTGACCACTGGCGGCACCTTGACCGTGACTGATCCGGACGCAGGGGAGGCGGGCTTCACCGGCACCGTGACCCCGGCAAACGGCACCCTCGGCAGCCTGACCATCGCGCCGAACGGCACCTGGACCTACAGCGTGCCGAACACGCTGGTGCAGTACCTCAAGGCCGGCGAGACCAAGACCGAAACCTTCACTGTGCGCTCCGTCGACGGCACGCCGCACACGATCACCGTGACCATCGGTGGTGCCAACGATCCGGCCGTGTTCGCGCCCGGCGGGCAGCAAGGCTATGTTCAGGAGGACACCCAGCTCACCTCCCAAGGCCAGCTCAACGTGACCGATAGCGACCAGAACGAAGCGGTGATCGTGGCCCAGGCGGCTACGCGCGGGCTGTATGGCGAATTCAGCATTGATGCTGGGGGGACTTGGCGCTACGTGCTGGACAACGCCTCGCCGGGCGTGCAGGCGCTTGGCACCGCGGATCTGCGCACGGAGACGTTTGTCGTCACCAGCCGTGATGGCAGCACCAGCAGCGTGCGGATCACCGTGCAAGGGCTGGACGAGCCGCTCGCGCCAGCCCAGCCACCGGTGGAACCGCCACCAGTGGTCGTCACGCCGGCGCAGCCGACCGTTCCCACACCCGTCCCGACACCGGCCGCACCGGAGCCGGTCGTTGCACCCACGCCGATCGCCGCGCCCTTCGATTCCGCCATGACCGCGTCACCCCGGCCTGCGGACGATGTGGCCGCCAGCCCGATCACCGCGGCCATGCAACGGCTAATGGACCCGGCGCGCAGCTTCCATACGTTTGCCTTCAACGATCTCTACACCAGTAGCAGCGGCTTCCAGGTAGTCGTGATCGAAGCGCCTCAGCCGCGCCTGAGCCTCTATCGCGGCGTGAGCGACCAGTACGCCGATGCGGGCACCGAGACGAGCTTCGCCGTGCCCTACGACGCCTTTGCCCATAGCGACCCGAACGAGCGCATCATCCTGAGTGCCGGGCTCGCCAATGGCCAAGGCCTGCCGGGCTGGGTGCGCTTCGATGCGCAGAGCGGCAAGTTCGAGATCGAGGCGCCGGCGGGCTATCGCGGCGACCTGATGGTCAAGGTCGTGGCGCGTGACAGTCAGGGCCGCGAAGCCACCTTGCTGTTCCGCTTCACCGTCGGCGACCGCAAGGCGACCGAGCGCGGCGGTCGCGCCGGGTTGAGCGAGCAATTGCGGCAGGCTGGGCAGGGTGCAGGCCAGGCCCTGGAGCGCGCGATTTCCGCGGAAAAGCCAGCGCCGGCGCGCGGTAAGCAGGCCGGTTGA